The following are from one region of the Candidatus Eremiobacteraceae bacterium genome:
- the trpS gene encoding tryptophan--tRNA ligase, whose translation MTATVATSRRRRIMAGMRASGKLHVGHWLGALQNFVALTKDNDCFYEIADLHALTTNFAHSKEIADSVHDIALGWLAAGLDPQRCTMFVQSRVPEISELAVLLSMITPVSWLERVPTYKDQIAALGPEIATHGFLGYPVLQTVDIIAFKGQGVPVGQDQLPHLELCREIVRRFNHLYGDVLTEPEAVLSNTPAVPGLDGRKMSKSYDNSILLSDSDAETTAKVKEMYTDPSKIRKSDPGHPETCPVFFFQEIFNPGNAPDIAQRCRTGTLGCVEDKADMAVHLNAALAPLRKRRRELEAEPDYVREVLADGTRRAQEVAAQTLAQVRQAMGF comes from the coding sequence ATGACGGCAACGGTCGCGACATCCAGACGCCGGCGCATCATGGCGGGCATGCGCGCGTCGGGAAAGCTGCACGTCGGGCACTGGCTCGGCGCGCTGCAGAACTTCGTCGCGCTCACTAAAGACAACGATTGTTTCTATGAGATCGCGGACTTGCACGCGCTGACGACCAACTTCGCCCACAGCAAGGAGATCGCCGACTCAGTGCACGACATCGCGCTCGGCTGGCTGGCGGCGGGCCTGGATCCGCAGCGCTGCACGATGTTCGTCCAATCCCGGGTGCCCGAGATCAGCGAGTTGGCCGTACTGCTTTCGATGATCACGCCGGTGTCGTGGCTCGAACGGGTGCCGACCTATAAAGATCAGATCGCCGCGCTCGGTCCCGAGATCGCCACACATGGTTTCTTGGGTTACCCCGTGCTGCAGACGGTCGACATCATCGCGTTCAAAGGTCAAGGCGTGCCGGTCGGCCAGGACCAGCTGCCCCATCTCGAGCTGTGCCGCGAGATCGTTCGCCGCTTCAACCATTTGTATGGCGACGTGCTCACCGAACCCGAGGCAGTGCTCTCGAACACGCCAGCCGTGCCCGGGTTGGACGGGCGCAAGATGAGCAAGTCGTATGACAACAGCATCTTGCTCAGCGACAGCGACGCCGAGACGACGGCCAAGGTCAAAGAGATGTACACCGATCCGAGCAAGATCCGCAAGAGCGATCCCGGCCATCCGGAGACCTGCCCGGTTTTCTTCTTCCAGGAGATATTCAATCCGGGTAACGCGCCAGACATCGCGCAGCGTTGCCGCACAGGCACATTGGGCTGCGTCGAAGACAAAGCGGACATGGCCGTCCACTTGAACGCCGCGCTCGCACCGCTGCGAAAGCGCCGCCGCGAACTCGAAGCCGAACCGGACTACGTGCGTGAGGTGTTAGCTGACGGCACCCGCCGCGCGCAAGAAGTCGCAGCGCAAACCCTCGCGCAGGTCAGACAGGCGATGGGGTTTTGA
- a CDS encoding pyridoxal phosphate-dependent aminotransferase, producing MQTTTFPLAESMRRLGTESAFVVLARARALEAEGRNIIHLEIGEPDFDTPEHVKEAGINSIRSNRTHYTPASGIAELRDAIAKHVTKTRGVEVTRDNVVVSPGAKPTIAFTLMALLNPGDEVVIPDPAYPAYRSIVTYVNAVPVSVPLLESNQFRLDPAALEAAITPKTKILVLNSPHNPTGGILTNEDIFAIADIARKHDILVISDEIYNSHCYDKEFASYYGLSAMPERTILVDGFSKAWAMTGWRLGFGVYPRYIADAVGALMLNTVSCTTTFVQDAGIAALQGDMRPVQAMNEEFRRRRQILVHGLCDIPGVSCQMPGGAFYVFPNVSAIERDDIKLATYLLEEGGVAVLGGSTFGPNGRGFIRLSYAASEENLREALKRMKTALAHYKRA from the coding sequence ATGCAAACGACGACGTTTCCGCTCGCCGAGTCTATGCGCCGTCTCGGCACCGAGAGCGCTTTTGTGGTGCTGGCGCGCGCCCGCGCGCTCGAGGCCGAGGGGCGCAACATCATCCATTTGGAGATCGGCGAGCCCGACTTCGACACGCCCGAACACGTCAAAGAGGCCGGCATCAACTCGATCCGTTCCAACCGCACGCATTACACGCCGGCCTCAGGCATCGCCGAACTGCGCGACGCGATCGCCAAGCACGTGACAAAGACGCGCGGCGTGGAGGTGACCCGCGACAACGTCGTGGTCAGCCCGGGCGCAAAGCCGACCATCGCGTTCACCCTCATGGCGCTGCTCAACCCCGGAGATGAAGTCGTCATCCCCGATCCGGCGTATCCGGCGTATCGCTCGATCGTGACCTATGTGAACGCCGTGCCGGTGTCGGTCCCTTTGCTCGAGAGCAATCAGTTCCGTCTGGATCCGGCCGCGCTTGAGGCGGCCATCACGCCCAAGACCAAGATCCTGGTCTTGAACTCGCCCCACAATCCCACCGGCGGCATCCTCACGAACGAGGACATCTTCGCGATCGCCGACATCGCGCGCAAGCACGACATCCTCGTGATCAGCGATGAGATCTACAACAGCCACTGCTATGACAAGGAGTTCGCCTCGTATTACGGGCTCTCCGCGATGCCCGAGCGCACGATCCTGGTCGACGGCTTCTCAAAGGCGTGGGCGATGACCGGCTGGCGGCTCGGCTTCGGCGTGTATCCTCGATATATCGCCGACGCCGTGGGCGCGCTGATGCTCAACACCGTCTCGTGCACGACGACCTTCGTGCAGGACGCGGGCATCGCGGCGCTTCAGGGTGACATGAGGCCCGTGCAGGCGATGAATGAAGAGTTCCGACGCCGCCGTCAGATCTTGGTCCACGGATTGTGCGACATCCCCGGCGTGTCGTGCCAGATGCCGGGCGGCGCGTTCTACGTGTTCCCGAACGTGTCGGCGATCGAGCGCGACGACATCAAGCTCGCCACCTACCTCTTAGAGGAAGGCGGCGTGGCGGTGCTCGGCGGTTCGACGTTCGGACCGAACGGACGCGGCTTTATCCGCCTGTCGTACGCGGCGTCCGAAGAGAACTTGCGCGAAGCGCTCAAGCGCATGAAGACCGCGCTCGCCCACTACAAACGGGCGTAA
- the mrdA gene encoding penicillin-binding protein 2, which translates to MQGLWGRHGPENAGERAQLPRLLIFVGGVAIAIAVLIWRLADVQLVHGASYETLADQNQLRTIPLTAPRGLMYDRHGVIIVSNRPSFVVQVVPMQIADPAAEVDELASILHVTPTSLWKRLLRYNGVTYPTFDALAGAVPLGPITIAGDLNPATVARFSERADRLSGMAVELLPVRDYPYATIGSHIVGYVGRITQDEYESRKHLGYGPNDTIGKEGLEYTYDAIMRGENGGRQIKVNSAGMAVATLGEREAVPGDSLDLTIDWRLQRAAEAAMDKQIRVIAARIGHRIAGAAIVEDVHSGAILALVSQPNVNPNDFALPISEARYDQYLNDPLKPLFTRAIAGKYPTGSTFKMITSSAALASGVLTADSVRYCPGFFDLGVVFNDDARGGHGTLNVVQAISRSCDVFFYKVGFELGITRLDRYAAAYGIGAQTGIDLPGETTGTLPTPDWKKRAYDDQWYAGDTVNMAIGQGYVEVSPIQLLRVATAVANGGTLYRPFLLADVRDAHGHVAARSQPVVEGHVPVPASDLQLVREGMLGAIESPYGTAYNVLIPGFHYAGKTGTVENVRTPDNPEGRNHAWFVCFAPYDHPQIAVVVFMEKSGGFGAVNAAPVAQDIVESYFRLNHEGPAGNGIHD; encoded by the coding sequence ATGCAGGGACTTTGGGGACGCCACGGACCCGAGAACGCCGGCGAACGCGCTCAGCTGCCGCGCCTGCTGATCTTCGTCGGCGGCGTCGCGATCGCGATCGCCGTGCTGATATGGCGGCTCGCCGACGTGCAGCTCGTCCACGGCGCTTCCTATGAGACGCTCGCCGATCAAAACCAGCTGCGCACGATCCCCTTGACGGCACCGCGCGGTTTGATGTACGACCGACACGGCGTCATCATCGTCAGCAACCGTCCGTCGTTCGTGGTCCAGGTCGTGCCGATGCAGATCGCCGATCCCGCGGCGGAGGTCGACGAGCTGGCGAGCATCTTGCACGTGACGCCGACGAGCCTGTGGAAGCGGCTGCTGCGGTATAACGGCGTCACCTATCCCACCTTCGACGCGCTCGCCGGCGCCGTGCCGCTCGGCCCCATCACGATCGCGGGCGATCTCAACCCGGCCACAGTGGCGCGTTTCTCAGAGCGCGCGGACCGGCTCTCCGGCATGGCGGTCGAGCTGTTGCCCGTGCGCGACTATCCGTACGCCACGATCGGCTCGCACATCGTCGGCTACGTCGGGCGCATCACGCAAGACGAATACGAGAGCCGCAAGCACTTGGGATACGGACCTAACGACACGATCGGCAAAGAGGGCCTGGAGTACACCTACGACGCGATCATGCGCGGCGAGAACGGCGGCCGCCAGATCAAGGTCAATTCAGCCGGCATGGCCGTGGCCACCCTCGGCGAGCGCGAAGCGGTGCCGGGCGACAGCCTCGATCTCACGATTGACTGGCGGTTGCAGCGCGCGGCCGAGGCGGCGATGGACAAGCAGATCCGCGTCATCGCGGCGCGCATCGGCCATCGCATCGCCGGCGCCGCCATCGTCGAAGACGTGCATAGCGGCGCGATCCTCGCCCTGGTGAGCCAACCGAACGTCAACCCGAACGATTTCGCGTTGCCCATCAGCGAGGCGCGCTACGACCAGTATCTGAACGATCCGCTCAAGCCGCTGTTCACGCGCGCTATCGCGGGCAAGTACCCGACCGGCTCGACCTTCAAGATGATCACCAGCTCAGCCGCGCTGGCCAGCGGCGTGCTGACCGCCGACAGCGTGCGCTATTGCCCCGGATTTTTCGACCTCGGCGTCGTCTTCAACGACGACGCGCGCGGCGGCCACGGCACGCTCAACGTGGTGCAGGCTATCTCGCGCTCGTGCGACGTCTTCTTCTATAAGGTCGGCTTCGAGCTGGGCATCACGCGGCTCGACCGCTACGCAGCTGCGTATGGGATCGGAGCCCAGACCGGCATCGATCTTCCCGGCGAGACGACCGGCACGCTGCCGACGCCAGACTGGAAGAAACGCGCGTACGACGACCAGTGGTATGCGGGCGACACCGTCAACATGGCGATCGGCCAGGGCTACGTCGAAGTGTCGCCGATCCAGCTGCTGCGCGTGGCGACCGCGGTCGCCAACGGCGGCACGTTGTATCGTCCGTTTCTGCTCGCCGACGTGCGCGACGCGCACGGCCACGTCGCCGCACGCTCCCAACCGGTTGTGGAAGGCCACGTGCCGGTGCCGGCAAGCGATCTGCAACTGGTGCGCGAGGGCATGCTCGGCGCCATCGAAAGCCCGTACGGCACGGCGTACAACGTCTTGATCCCGGGCTTCCATTACGCCGGCAAGACCGGCACCGTCGAAAACGTGCGCACGCCCGACAATCCTGAAGGCCGCAATCACGCCTGGTTCGTGTGCTTTGCCCCGTACGATCATCCGCAGATCGCGGTGGTCGTGTTCATGGAGAAGAGCGGCGGTTTCGGCGCGGTCAATGCGGCACCGGTCGCGCAAGACATCGTGGAATCGTACTTCCGTCTCAACCACGAGGGGCCGGCCGGCAACGGCATCCACGACTAG
- the mreD gene encoding rod shape-determining protein MreD, translating into MSADMLRGSPRVLFGPQRPVDAGATAPPRFSLLLLLAAVAVLLQVTFAHAWTLRGAQPSLLTVLIVWTGLRCGPTTGGWLGLFGGALEDALGGGGANVLGGALVGFLSGLLSSRYFADSLTVVIAAVAGGTIVRNAVTYIVLEVAFGDRGTYHRLAHATAWEVLLNCTLAAIVVLALRWWSNRGTS; encoded by the coding sequence GTGAGCGCCGACATGCTGCGCGGCTCGCCGCGCGTGCTCTTCGGCCCGCAGCGCCCGGTCGACGCCGGCGCGACGGCGCCGCCGCGCTTCTCGCTGCTGCTGCTCCTCGCGGCCGTCGCCGTCCTGCTGCAAGTGACGTTCGCACACGCTTGGACGCTGCGCGGCGCGCAACCGAGTTTGCTGACCGTGCTCATCGTCTGGACCGGATTGCGTTGCGGCCCTACGACGGGCGGCTGGCTCGGCTTGTTCGGCGGCGCGCTTGAGGACGCGCTCGGCGGTGGCGGTGCAAACGTCCTAGGCGGCGCGCTCGTCGGCTTTCTCTCAGGGCTGCTCAGCAGCCGCTACTTCGCAGATTCGCTCACGGTCGTGATCGCCGCGGTCGCGGGCGGCACGATCGTGCGCAACGCGGTCACGTACATCGTGCTCGAAGTCGCCTTCGGCGATCGCGGCACGTATCATCGCCTGGCGCATGCGACGGCGTGGGAAGTGCTGCTCAACTGCACGCTCGCGGCCATCGTGGTGCTCGCATTGCGCTGGTGGTCCAACAGAGGTACATCATGA
- the mreC gene encoding rod shape-determining protein MreC: protein MVAIYSFWDERKLLVFVALIIVAASVSLLEIDASRNGRQSPIDVVVGAVYTPVQSGLTRMVEAIGTGVHDVLHAGEFAAQNQALQDKAGKLAAANERLQADAAENRELRRLLAMKQTLPGDAVVADVVGYVPEATRREVTIDRGSRDGVHRDSVVVSGSGLVGHVVSAGPREARVLLVIDPESAVPAYLQRSRSWGIVTGTWLHAKMKYIDQNAALQTGDVVVTGHGEIYPSGILIGTVREVDRKDNALYQTAVLEPAVDFHSLQHVLVYTSP from the coding sequence GTGGTTGCGATCTATTCGTTTTGGGATGAGCGAAAACTCCTCGTATTCGTCGCGCTGATCATCGTCGCCGCGAGCGTGTCGCTGCTTGAGATCGACGCCTCTCGCAACGGACGGCAAAGCCCGATCGACGTCGTCGTGGGCGCGGTGTACACGCCGGTGCAGAGCGGACTCACGCGCATGGTCGAAGCCATCGGCACCGGCGTGCACGATGTGCTGCACGCGGGCGAATTCGCCGCGCAGAACCAAGCGCTGCAGGACAAAGCCGGCAAGCTTGCCGCCGCGAATGAGCGCCTGCAAGCTGACGCGGCAGAGAACCGCGAGCTGCGCCGCTTGCTGGCGATGAAGCAGACGCTGCCGGGCGACGCGGTCGTCGCGGACGTCGTCGGCTACGTGCCCGAGGCGACGCGACGCGAAGTGACGATCGATCGAGGGTCGCGCGACGGCGTGCACCGCGACAGCGTCGTGGTGAGCGGCAGCGGGCTGGTCGGGCACGTCGTGAGCGCGGGCCCGCGCGAGGCGCGCGTGTTGCTAGTGATCGATCCGGAGAGCGCCGTGCCTGCGTATCTGCAACGCTCGCGTTCGTGGGGCATCGTGACCGGCACGTGGCTGCACGCGAAGATGAAGTACATCGACCAGAACGCTGCGCTCCAGACGGGCGACGTCGTGGTCACAGGCCACGGTGAGATCTATCCGAGCGGCATCCTCATCGGCACGGTGCGCGAAGTCGATCGCAAGGACAACGCGCTGTATCAGACCGCCGTGCTCGAACCTGCGGTGGATTTTCATTCGCTCCAGCACGTGCTGGTGTACACATCGCCGTGA
- a CDS encoding rod shape-determining protein, with protein sequence MPDAFDSIYAHFAPEISIDLGTANTPVFVRGHGVRFVEPTVVAVDSSSGEVLTVGEGARQMMGKAPRSITVIRPLRNGVISNYKYTEALVRQLLDRATRGSLIPPRVIIGVPGSATDVERKAVREAAIGAGAGRVYFVQQAIAAAVGAGLPILEPHGNMIVDIGGGTTEIAVLSLGGLVVARSLKMGGNRLDEAIMAHLRTTRGVLIGERTAEQLKIALGYYGRPRGRAPERVVGQDMRALRPGTFEVREEEIGSAVAEPLGEIVDAVRAVIEVTPPELVRDIADGGFVLAGGGAAIAGLAETLALVLTMPVRVAEEPMLCVARGGAQILADPRLFNALYPTPQSRIGRWLRSIRFGMSENSSYSSR encoded by the coding sequence ATGCCCGACGCATTTGACTCGATCTACGCGCATTTCGCGCCGGAGATCTCCATCGACCTAGGCACCGCGAACACGCCGGTTTTCGTGCGCGGCCACGGCGTGCGCTTCGTCGAGCCGACGGTCGTCGCGGTCGACTCATCGTCGGGCGAGGTGTTGACCGTCGGCGAAGGCGCGCGCCAGATGATGGGCAAGGCGCCGCGCTCGATCACCGTCATCCGCCCGCTGCGCAACGGCGTCATCTCCAATTACAAGTACACCGAAGCGCTCGTGCGCCAGTTGCTCGATCGCGCGACGCGCGGATCGCTCATCCCGCCGCGCGTCATCATCGGCGTGCCAGGGAGTGCCACCGACGTGGAACGCAAAGCGGTGCGCGAGGCGGCGATCGGCGCCGGCGCGGGCCGCGTGTACTTCGTGCAGCAGGCCATCGCGGCGGCGGTAGGCGCGGGCCTGCCGATCTTGGAGCCGCACGGCAACATGATCGTCGACATCGGCGGCGGTACGACCGAGATCGCGGTGCTTTCGCTCGGCGGGCTCGTGGTTGCGCGGTCGCTCAAGATGGGCGGCAATCGGCTGGACGAGGCGATCATGGCGCACCTGCGCACCACGCGCGGCGTGCTGATCGGCGAGCGCACTGCCGAGCAGCTCAAGATCGCGCTCGGCTATTACGGCAGGCCGCGAGGACGCGCACCGGAGCGCGTCGTCGGACAAGACATGCGCGCGCTGCGGCCGGGAACGTTCGAGGTGCGCGAGGAAGAGATCGGCTCGGCGGTCGCCGAGCCGCTCGGCGAAATCGTCGACGCGGTGCGCGCGGTGATCGAAGTGACGCCGCCCGAGCTCGTGCGCGACATCGCCGACGGCGGTTTCGTGCTCGCCGGCGGCGGAGCGGCGATCGCGGGTCTGGCGGAGACGCTCGCGCTCGTCCTCACCATGCCGGTGCGCGTCGCCGAAGAACCCATGTTGTGCGTAGCGCGCGGCGGGGCGCAGATCTTAGCGGATCCGCGTCTCTTCAATGCGCTGTACCCGACTCCGCAGTCGAGAATCGGCAGGTGGTTGCGATCTATTCGTTTTGGGATGAGCGAAAACTCCTCGTATTCGTCGCGCTGA
- a CDS encoding Maf family protein, whose protein sequence is MNEGASRERAPRLSVALASISPRRRQLLESLGLGVVVVASGYDEEEHAERYSDPKDMVLAHALGKAEQAQAGGPPLLVAADTAVVIEGDVLGKPRDAAEAAAMLRRLAGKRHVVHTGFALLDRAGGRSASGVESAAVTFMALDDSQIARYVATGEPLDKAGAYGIQGRGALLVASIDGDFYTVMGLPLARLGRAFASLGHELL, encoded by the coding sequence ATGAATGAAGGCGCGTCGAGAGAACGCGCGCCACGCCTGTCGGTCGCCCTCGCTTCCATCTCACCTCGCCGCCGCCAATTGCTCGAGAGCCTCGGCCTCGGCGTGGTCGTGGTTGCCAGCGGGTATGATGAGGAAGAGCACGCCGAACGATACTCCGATCCGAAGGACATGGTGCTAGCTCACGCGCTTGGCAAGGCGGAGCAGGCGCAGGCCGGCGGCCCGCCGCTGCTGGTGGCAGCAGATACGGCGGTCGTGATCGAGGGCGACGTGCTGGGCAAGCCGCGCGACGCCGCCGAGGCCGCCGCCATGCTCCGGCGCCTCGCCGGCAAGCGGCATGTCGTGCACACCGGCTTCGCATTGCTCGACCGCGCCGGCGGCAGATCGGCCAGCGGCGTCGAGTCGGCCGCGGTGACGTTCATGGCGCTCGACGACTCGCAGATCGCGCGCTACGTCGCCACCGGCGAACCGCTGGACAAGGCCGGCGCGTATGGCATCCAAGGTCGCGGTGCGCTGCTTGTCGCATCCATAGACGGGGACTTCTATACCGTCATGGGACTGCCGCTCGCGCGCCTGGGGCGCGCGTTTGCTTCGCTAGGACACGAACTGCTCTAA
- a CDS encoding DUF3465 domain-containing protein gives MRRRCVALAAAALAAAAAFAMTACSANSEAPDNLAAIDDIHQHRSGQEVTIEGTVAQVLPNESSATGRHERFILDVHTGSGDEQLILVAHNIDIAPQVPLAEGDDVIVHGDLELDAKGPVMHWTHHDPSGRHPAGFIKVHGQIYE, from the coding sequence GTGAGACGCCGCTGCGTCGCGCTCGCCGCCGCCGCGTTGGCCGCCGCCGCCGCATTCGCGATGACCGCCTGCTCGGCCAACTCCGAGGCGCCGGACAATCTTGCGGCGATCGACGACATCCATCAGCACCGCAGCGGACAAGAAGTGACCATCGAGGGGACGGTCGCACAAGTGCTGCCCAACGAGTCGAGCGCCACCGGCCGGCACGAGCGCTTCATCTTAGATGTGCACACCGGCAGCGGCGACGAGCAGCTCATCCTGGTCGCGCACAACATCGACATCGCGCCGCAGGTCCCGCTGGCCGAGGGCGACGACGTCATCGTGCACGGCGATCTCGAGCTGGACGCCAAAGGCCCGGTCATGCATTGGACGCATCACGACCCGAGCGGGCGCCATCCAGCCGGCTTCATCAAGGTGCACGGCCAGATCTATGAATGA
- the lysA gene encoding diaminopimelate decarboxylase, which produces MSIPSGASAHNAERTVDVALGGCDPFALTREFGTPLLVIDEAALRAQMERFRLAFSGSSRAGRANPIAVDVTYAAKALMLKAIVRIAHEEGLAIDVCSAGELHTALRAGVPAQRCLMHGCFKTPEEIELAVASGVGYVVVDHVAEIDALDAAGRARGVRQRVLVRVNPEIATDTHEHVQTSGPDSKFGFAIADGQARLAIERVCAAHGLELAGIHCHIGSRIYDLSKYDEEIAALAAFVRSLQGSSGPEFAVIDVGGGIGISERGEGAPTAAQWADAIFEAVERHFIGAGLECAQLLVEPGRALVASAGTTLYTIGVRKTLPDGSRAVIVDGGLSDNPRPALYDARYDVTLLHAPRRRPASARYAGSASHPEVYTVFGRHCETDRLFPDVPLPDPRPGDLLAVHNSGAYTYSMASNYNRFPKPAVVLARAGQAKLIAKRESLDHMLELDL; this is translated from the coding sequence TTGAGTATACCCTCCGGCGCCTCGGCTCACAATGCCGAACGTACGGTCGATGTCGCATTGGGCGGTTGCGACCCGTTCGCGTTGACGCGCGAGTTCGGCACGCCTCTGCTCGTGATCGACGAGGCTGCCCTGCGGGCGCAAATGGAACGCTTCCGCCTCGCGTTTTCCGGGAGCTCCCGAGCCGGCCGTGCGAACCCTATCGCCGTAGACGTCACGTACGCCGCCAAGGCGCTCATGCTCAAAGCGATCGTGCGCATCGCCCACGAGGAGGGGCTTGCGATCGATGTCTGCTCGGCGGGCGAGCTTCACACCGCGCTGCGGGCTGGAGTACCCGCGCAGCGTTGTCTGATGCACGGCTGCTTCAAGACGCCCGAGGAGATCGAGCTGGCCGTCGCGTCCGGCGTCGGCTATGTGGTCGTCGACCATGTGGCCGAGATCGACGCGCTTGATGCAGCCGGACGGGCGCGCGGCGTCCGCCAGCGCGTGCTCGTGCGCGTCAACCCCGAGATCGCCACCGACACGCACGAACACGTCCAGACGAGCGGGCCGGATTCGAAGTTCGGCTTCGCGATCGCCGATGGCCAGGCGCGGCTCGCGATCGAGCGCGTCTGCGCGGCGCACGGCCTCGAACTCGCGGGAATCCATTGCCATATCGGCTCGCGCATCTACGACCTCTCAAAGTACGATGAAGAGATCGCGGCGCTGGCGGCATTCGTGCGCTCGCTGCAGGGATCGAGCGGGCCCGAGTTCGCGGTGATCGATGTGGGCGGCGGGATCGGCATCTCGGAGCGCGGCGAGGGCGCCCCCACGGCGGCGCAGTGGGCGGACGCCATCTTCGAAGCCGTCGAACGTCATTTCATCGGCGCCGGGTTGGAATGCGCGCAGCTGCTGGTCGAGCCCGGCCGGGCGCTGGTCGCTTCTGCGGGCACGACGCTCTACACGATCGGCGTGCGCAAGACGCTGCCGGACGGGTCGCGCGCAGTGATCGTCGACGGCGGGCTGTCCGACAATCCCCGGCCTGCGCTGTACGATGCTCGCTATGACGTGACGCTGCTGCACGCGCCTCGGCGGCGCCCTGCGAGTGCGCGTTATGCCGGCTCGGCTTCGCACCCGGAGGTCTACACCGTCTTTGGGCGCCACTGCGAGACCGACCGCCTGTTCCCCGACGTACCGCTGCCGGACCCCAGGCCCGGCGATCTGCTTGCGGTGCACAACTCGGGCGCCTACACCTACTCGATGGCCAGCAATTACAACCGTTTCCCGAAGCCGGCGGTCGTGTTGGCGCGCGCGGGGCAGGCGAAGCTCATCGCCAAACGCGAATCGCTCGACCACATGCTGGAGCTCGACCTGTGA
- the nadD gene encoding nicotinate-nucleotide adenylyltransferase yields MTARRTGVLGGTFDPIHYGHLFIAEAVRAHARLDRVLFVPVGEPAHRAVHASGAHRLAMAQLAIAGNPAFGIDTTALEQPGPVYTADTLALMRAAYPDDELHFIAGVDSLTVSRWRRLEEVAAALARFYVVRREGARAEDIAGIIGDLPKELQARFVLLDLPLVDISASVIRERVAAAQPIRYLTPDDVGRYIEARKLYR; encoded by the coding sequence TTGACGGCTCGGCGCACCGGCGTGCTCGGCGGCACGTTCGACCCGATCCACTACGGCCATCTATTCATCGCTGAAGCGGTGCGCGCGCACGCGCGCCTCGACCGCGTCCTTTTCGTGCCCGTCGGCGAGCCGGCGCATCGCGCGGTCCATGCATCGGGCGCGCACCGCTTGGCGATGGCGCAACTCGCGATCGCCGGGAATCCGGCGTTCGGGATCGACACGACCGCGCTCGAGCAGCCCGGTCCGGTCTACACCGCCGACACTCTCGCGCTCATGCGCGCCGCGTATCCGGACGACGAGCTCCACTTCATCGCCGGCGTCGACTCGCTCACCGTGAGCCGCTGGCGCAGACTTGAAGAGGTCGCAGCGGCGCTCGCGCGCTTTTATGTCGTGCGCCGCGAAGGCGCGCGCGCTGAAGACATCGCCGGCATCATCGGCGACCTTCCGAAGGAGCTGCAGGCGCGTTTCGTGCTGCTCGATCTGCCGCTCGTCGACATCTCGGCGAGCGTCATCAGAGAGCGGGTTGCGGCGGCGCAACCCATACGATACTTAACGCCCGATGACGTCGGGCGTTATATCGAGGCTCGGAAGCTGTATCGCTAG